The following proteins come from a genomic window of Emys orbicularis isolate rEmyOrb1 chromosome 9, rEmyOrb1.hap1, whole genome shotgun sequence:
- the TENT5D gene encoding terminal nucleotidyltransferase 5D, with protein sequence MTEDLDHRFSSLTWDQIKILDQVLTEVIPIHGRGNFPTLEVKPKDIIHVVKEQLIEKQITVRDIRLNGSTASHILVKQNGTSYKDLDIIFGVELPSEQEFQVVKEAVLNCLLDFLPKCVNKEKITAQTMKDAYVQKMVKVSTDHDRWSLISLSNNSGKNVELKFVNSLRRQFEFSVDSFQIILDSMLNVYSDTECELTEDLHPTIIAESMYGDFNEAMDHLKYKLISTRNPEEIRGGGLLKYSNLLVRDFKPADEAEIKSLERYMCSRFFIDFPDVAEQQRKIESYLRNHFIGEEKSKYDYLMTLRGVVNESTVCLMGHERRQTLNMITILALKVLGEQNIIPNAANVTCYYQPAPYISDRNFSNYYVAHGQPPVIYQPYPFHIQMQSGMV encoded by the coding sequence ATGACTGAGGATTTAGATCACAGATTCAGTAGTCTCACTTGGGATCAGATAAAAATACTGGATCAAGTATTAACTGAGGTAATACCCATTCATGGAAGAGGAAATTTTCCAACACTGGAGGTAAAGCCAAAGGATATCATTCATGTTGTAAAGGAGCAGCTTATTGAGAAGCAAATCACTGTTAGAGACATCCGCCTGAATGGTTCAACAGCTAGTCACATCCTTGTGAAACAGAATGGAACTAGCTACAAAGACCTGGACATCATTTTTGGTGTTGAATTACCAAGTGAACAAGAATTTCAGGTTGTTAAGGAGGCAGTGCTGAATTGCCTACTGGACTTTTTACCAAAATGTGTCAATAAAGAAAAGATCACTGCTCAGACTATGAAAGATGCATATGTGCAAAAGATGGTCAAAGTCTCCACTGATCACGACCGCTGGAGCCTCATCTCATTGTCAAACAACAGTGGAAAGAATGTAGAACTAAAATTTGTAAACTCACTCAGACGACAGTTTGAATTTAGCGTTGACTCCTTTCAAATAATACTGGACTCCATGTTAAATGTTTACAGTGATACAGAATGTGAATTGACAGAAGACTTACATCCCACCATTATTGCAGAGAGCATGTATGGAGACTTCAATGAGGCAATGGACCATTTAAAATACAAACTTATTTCCACAAGGAACCCTGAAGAAATCAGAGGTGGAGGCCTTCTGAAATACAGCAACCTTCTGGTTCGTGACTTTAAGCCAGCAGATGAGGCTGAAATTAAATCTTTAGAACGTTATATGTGTTCCAGATTCTTCATTGATTTTCCTGATGTGGCTGAGCAGCAAAGGAAAATTGAGTCATATTTGCGCAACCATTTCATTGGGGAAGAAAAGAGCAAGTATGACTACCTGATGACTCTGCGCGGAGTTGTAAATGAGAGCACAGTCTGTCTCATGGGACATGAACGACGACAAACTCTGAACATGATTACAATTCTCGCTTTAAAAGTACTTGGAGAACAAAACATCATCCCAAATGCAGCCAACGTAACATGCTACTATCAGCCCGCTCCATATATCAGTGACAGGAACTTCAGCAATTACTATGTTGCTCATGGACAGCCACCTGTCATCTACCAGCCATATCCATTTCATATACAAATGCAAAGTGGAATGGTTTAG